AAACAAAAATGTAATATCATTTTGTTAAAATTACTGATACAATTGAGAACCGACCGGGCGCGGATGAACACAAGTattattcaaaaacaaaaatgtgaTTTCATTTTGTTAAAATTACTGCTACAATTAAGAACCGCGCGCCACATCTTCGAATGTCAAAAAACATGAAGAACGTAAAAATACAAAGTACACAGTTCTGAGGAGGACCTGAGGCGCTACTTCCTTGGGCGAGTGTCCTCGGGGGTGGCAACATTGGCGGAGACCTTGGCAACATCTCCGGCGGTGGCTTCGGGCTTTTTAAGGGTGTACAGGGAGAAGTAGCCGATGGTGCCGACAACGAGGAAGCCGGTAACTGCCATGGTGATAGGGCCAAAGGGGAGACGGCGTCGCTGGTGAAGAACACCGCCGGGGTTATGACCGGGAGGCCTCTGTGCTCCCTCCAGTCCAGCTCTCTTCACTTCCTCCGGACTCATTTTCGTCGTCTC
Above is a window of Malus sylvestris chromosome 15, drMalSylv7.2, whole genome shotgun sequence DNA encoding:
- the LOC126603624 gene encoding uncharacterized protein LOC126603624, translating into MAGDEDWRKTAETTKMSPEEVKRAGLEGAQRPPGHNPGGVLHQRRRLPFGPITMAVTGFLVVGTIGYFSLYTLKKPEATAGDVAKVSANVATPEDTRPRK